The Montipora foliosa isolate CH-2021 chromosome 10, ASM3666993v2, whole genome shotgun sequence genomic sequence CGTCAGCTTAAATTGTGGCCATTCTGGATGTTTCGAATGTCTAAAGGAACTTACAAAGAAAGTCATGGCGCCTAAATGCCCAATGTGCCGAAAGGACTTTCAGGCTGCAAATATATGCGTGAACATTGCGCTGGACCATGTAACCCGTGCACTGTCGGTTGAGTGCCTAAGTGTTGGTTGCGGTTGGAAAGGAGGGTATGGAAATGCATCTGAGCATTTTTCGAACTGCCCGAAACTTCCCATAAAATGCAGCAATGTTGAATGTCAACACGTGGTGGCTCGCGAAGACATGCCGATTCATGCTGTGTCATGCATGAAGAGAAAAGTCCAATGTCTTGACTGCAAGAAGCATGTTAAGTGGGAAATGCTTCATGAACATCAAGCAGGCCAATGTGACAATGCTGTCATACCATGTCCATTAAATTGCGGGAGCGCATTTTCAAGGTACGTCCGTAATTACATCGTTTAGGATTGGTCCTAACAATATTTataccaaattgcactcaaaatcgTGTGATTGCTTATACAAATTACAAATTGAGATTTGCGCAATTATTTGGGTAAATATTTCACGGCCATTTACATTCTAAATAAAATGTTACAACCATGCAGCGATCACCTTATCATTGTGTATAGTGATCTTTGTTATCCAAAGCGGGGGTGAATGCTATCCACTATTTCCTTTGATGATAAGTAACTTTAGTAATGTTCATTTCGCAGTTTTGAAGATTCTTATGAAAACATAAACGCGTTTTTTTTTAGAGGCAAGATAACTCTTCATTTATGCGATTGTCGGGAAAGGGCTACACTTTGCAAAGTACCTGGATGcaaaaggattttgaaaaagaaggatGTGACCAGTCATCTGATTGAAGCAGCCACATCCCACTACGTCCTCCAGCTGAATGAGATAAAACGTCTCCGAAGGCTAATATACAACAAGGCAAGGATAAAATTTTGTTAAAGCGTGCTCCAATGGAAAGAACTAGCTTAAATTGTTTGCGCGATATCTTTCGCGATAACAAAGATTTTTAAGCGTCAACGCATAGGTAATCGAGGGACTAGCACAATATtcttgcaatcgatgttgaattgaccgtgatcCTGCATAATCTGTTGTTTCCCCTTTGCAAGGGCTATCAaaatttaatcgaaagatttggttggttatcttctcgaaaaaagctGTGTTTTGTGCACGATCAAGGCCGAAAATatgaacaaaaacatgaaatca encodes the following:
- the LOC137973556 gene encoding TNF receptor-associated factor 5-like, coding for MNLDMSQTTPEPAFNCRFSLPVDQQLLCSICYNTMLKPVSLNCGHSGCFECLKELTKKVMAPKCPMCRKDFQAANICVNIALDHVTRALSVECLSVGCGWKGGYGNASEHFSNCPKLPIKCSNVECQHVVAREDMPIHAVSCMKRKVQCLDCKKHVKWEMLHEHQAGQCDNAVIPCPLNCGSAFSRGKITLHLCDCRERATLCKVPGCKRILKKKDVTSHLIEAATSHYVLQLNEIKRLRRLIYNKKSQLETVVTEVESVASFRWIFENFPEMTRDQGDAMGNEPITSDQYGCEGHTWRGLFRSNGSLFLQLLSASHPVTAEIRIVMMPATENEKVFHSDIVTLSEGEMWGTDVHANGFVDENGRLEIKFIIYYLSI